A single Pseudochaenichthys georgianus chromosome 10, fPseGeo1.2, whole genome shotgun sequence DNA region contains:
- the afap1l1a gene encoding actin filament-associated protein 1-like 1 isoform X2, producing the protein MDSISSGMETKSMEVLVSELGVLLKMLDQENLSSDTQEKKTSVWNLLKQIQPSVSGTDCIYMNSAVFRNGTSFVESLFETFDCQLGDLKDVTDDLKEDNNTQADTLKQDCADSPAPHSTDSPPPLPTTPPPEEYYEEAVPLSPGTLPEYIITRVRPSPPNSIEDGYEDAESNYPTTCINTHRKNSYNDSDALSSSYESYEEDEEERSPSVRLTHQWPSEESSMPPARDCRICAFLLRKKRFGQWAKQLTVIRDNRLQCFKSSKDTSPCVDMLLPQCTVVYAPKDSKRKHHELRFTLPNGDALVLAVQSKEQAHRWLRVVREVSGQSAGPEESASPIIPRKTELDKRLSAERNTSDSDSVGVSTGEHCRENGKVKRGAFAAGRKITRIISFSKKKPPRPGDPRTSYSDPRQGYVSVLVHQVWREQWCRVCKGSLHFYNDKGDSRTSLPSLPLHGCEVLPGLGPKHPFAFRILRTNTAVAALEASSSEELGRWLGVLLAETGSSTDPESLHYDYVDVETIANIRDAARHSFLWATSSVSNSTDCRTYDEVPIEDMQSGENRRQQSGNQGKRRSSFSSSDSDRTKPLVSLKRTGSNENQYGRYGKTRADEDAKHYLKEKEELERERDGIRNALVTLRKEKRELKEELKTASERRMSSLNKRVSQLEDTCRTKEAERVDLELRLTQVTENLKKSLAGGALGAPVEAKPPLKASSKKKQNIYSDALPVNCASEMRRRPPSVYASSGTVMQKAKEWESKKAT; encoded by the exons CAATGGAGGTGTTGGTGAGTGAGCTGGGCGTCCTGCTGAAGATGCTGGACCAGGAGAACCTCAGCTCCGACACGCAGGAGAAGAAGACCTCCGTGTGGAACCTCCTGAAGCAAATACAGCCATCGG TTTCAGGAACAGACTGCATCTACATGAATTCAGCTGTGTTCAGAAACGGCACCAGCTTCGTAGAGTCCCTCTTTGAGACCTTTG ACTGCCAGCTTGGGGACCTAAAGGATGTGACAGACGATCTGAAAGAAGACAACAACACACAAGCTGACACTTTAAAACAG GACTGTGCAGACTCCCCTGCCCCGCACTCCACTGACTCCCCTCCCCCTCTGCCCACGACGCCTCCCCCCGAGGAGTATTACGAGGAGGCCGTGCCCCTCAGTCCTGGCACGTTGCCCGAGTACATCATCACACGAG TCAGGCCTAGCCCTCCCAACTCTATCGAAGATGGTTATGAAGATGCCGAAAGCAACTACCCCACTACGTGCATCAACACACACCGCAAAAACTCAT ACAATGACTCTGATGCTCTGAGCAGTTCCTACGAGTCCtacgaggaggatgaggaggagaggagcCCCAGCGTCAGACTCACTCATCAGTGGCCCTCGGAGGAGAGCTCCATGCCCCCCGCCCGGGACTGTCGCATCTGTGCCTTCCTGCTGCGCAAGAAACGCTTCGGCCAGTGGGCCAAACAGCTCACTGTCATACGTGATAACAGACTACAG TGCTTTAAGAGCTCTAAAGACACATCCCCCTGTGTGGACATGCTGCTGCCCCAGTGCACTGTGGTCTACGCACCCAAAGACAGCAAGAGGAAGCACCATGAACTCCGCTTCACTCTGCCCAATGGAGATGCACTGGTGCTGGCCGTACAAAGCAAGGAGCAGGCTCACAGATGGCTTAGG GTTGTTAGAGAGGTGAGCGGTCAGAGCGCTGGGCCTGAGGAATCTGCGTCTCCCATCATTCCTAGAAAAACGGAACTTGACAAG AGGCTTTCTGCAGAGAGGAACACCTCAGACTCAGACAGTGTGGGTGTGTCGACTGGAGAGCACTGCAGAGAGAATG GCAAGGTGAAACGGGGAGCTTTCGCTGCAGGCCGTAAAATCACTCGTATCATCAGCTTCTCCAAGAAGAAGCCCCCTCGCCCAGGTGACCCCCGGACCTCATACAGCGACCCTCGGCAAG GCTATGTGTCGGTGCTGGTGCATCAGGTGTGGCGGGAACAGTGGTGCCGTGTGTGCAAAGGCTCCCTGCACTTTTACAATGACAAAGGAGACTCTCGGACGTCCCTGCCTTCACTTCCTCTCCACGGCTGTGAAGTGCTCCCGGGGCTTGGACCCAAACATCCCTTTGCCTTCCGAATCCTGCGGACCAACACAGCGGTGGCTGCTCTGGAG GCTAGTAGCTCTGAGGAACTTGGACGGTGGCTTGGAGTCCTCTTGGCAGAGACAGGCTCTTCGACAGATCCAGAGTCACTGCATTACGACTATGTTGACGTGGAAACCATCGCTAACATCCGCGACGCTGCGCGGCATTCCTTCCT GTGGGCCACATCTTCCGTCAGTAACTCTACAGACTGCAGAACATATGATGAGGTCCCTATTGAGGACATGCAG TCAGGAGAGAACCGCAGGCAGCAGTCTGGGAATCAAGGGAAGAGGCGCTCAAGTTTCTCCAGCAGTGACTCTGACAGAACCAAGCCTTTAGTCTCCCTCAAACGAACAGGCTCAA ATGAAAATCAATATGGCAGGTATGGGAAAACGCGAGCGGATGAGGATGCCAAACATTACCTGAAAGAGAAGGAGGAGCTggaaagagagagggatggGATACGAAATGCACTTGTGACCCTCCGTAAGGAGAAGAGAGAGCTGAAGGAAGAGCTGAAGACCGCCTCTg AGAGGAGGATGTCCTCCCTGAACAAGCGTGTGTCCCAGCTGGAGGACACCTGTAGAACCAAAGAGGCGGAGAGGGTGGACCTGGAGCTGCGGCTGACTCAGGTCACAGAGAACCTGAAAAAGAGCCTTGCTGGGGGAGCTCTGGGTGCGCCTGTTGAGGCTAAACCCCCACTTAAG GCCTCCAgcaaaaagaaacagaatatCTACAGTGATGCTTTACCAGTAAACTGTGCCTCAGAGATGCGTCGGAGACCTCCATCTGTTTACGCTTCTTCTGGAACTGTCATGCAGAAAGCAAAG
- the afap1l1a gene encoding actin filament-associated protein 1-like 1 isoform X1: MVGLSSTASVEAMEVLVSELGVLLKMLDQENLSSDTQEKKTSVWNLLKQIQPSVSGTDCIYMNSAVFRNGTSFVESLFETFDCQLGDLKDVTDDLKEDNNTQADTLKQDCADSPAPHSTDSPPPLPTTPPPEEYYEEAVPLSPGTLPEYIITRVRPSPPNSIEDGYEDAESNYPTTCINTHRKNSYNDSDALSSSYESYEEDEEERSPSVRLTHQWPSEESSMPPARDCRICAFLLRKKRFGQWAKQLTVIRDNRLQCFKSSKDTSPCVDMLLPQCTVVYAPKDSKRKHHELRFTLPNGDALVLAVQSKEQAHRWLRVVREVSGQSAGPEESASPIIPRKTELDKRLSAERNTSDSDSVGVSTGEHCRENGKVKRGAFAAGRKITRIISFSKKKPPRPGDPRTSYSDPRQGYVSVLVHQVWREQWCRVCKGSLHFYNDKGDSRTSLPSLPLHGCEVLPGLGPKHPFAFRILRTNTAVAALEASSSEELGRWLGVLLAETGSSTDPESLHYDYVDVETIANIRDAARHSFLWATSSVSNSTDCRTYDEVPIEDMQSGENRRQQSGNQGKRRSSFSSSDSDRTKPLVSLKRTGSNENQYGRYGKTRADEDAKHYLKEKEELERERDGIRNALVTLRKEKRELKEELKTASERRMSSLNKRVSQLEDTCRTKEAERVDLELRLTQVTENLKKSLAGGALGAPVEAKPPLKASSKKKQNIYSDALPVNCASEMRRRPPSVYASSGTVMQKAKEWESKKAT; encoded by the exons ATGGTGGGACTCTCATCCACTGCTTCTGTTGAGG CAATGGAGGTGTTGGTGAGTGAGCTGGGCGTCCTGCTGAAGATGCTGGACCAGGAGAACCTCAGCTCCGACACGCAGGAGAAGAAGACCTCCGTGTGGAACCTCCTGAAGCAAATACAGCCATCGG TTTCAGGAACAGACTGCATCTACATGAATTCAGCTGTGTTCAGAAACGGCACCAGCTTCGTAGAGTCCCTCTTTGAGACCTTTG ACTGCCAGCTTGGGGACCTAAAGGATGTGACAGACGATCTGAAAGAAGACAACAACACACAAGCTGACACTTTAAAACAG GACTGTGCAGACTCCCCTGCCCCGCACTCCACTGACTCCCCTCCCCCTCTGCCCACGACGCCTCCCCCCGAGGAGTATTACGAGGAGGCCGTGCCCCTCAGTCCTGGCACGTTGCCCGAGTACATCATCACACGAG TCAGGCCTAGCCCTCCCAACTCTATCGAAGATGGTTATGAAGATGCCGAAAGCAACTACCCCACTACGTGCATCAACACACACCGCAAAAACTCAT ACAATGACTCTGATGCTCTGAGCAGTTCCTACGAGTCCtacgaggaggatgaggaggagaggagcCCCAGCGTCAGACTCACTCATCAGTGGCCCTCGGAGGAGAGCTCCATGCCCCCCGCCCGGGACTGTCGCATCTGTGCCTTCCTGCTGCGCAAGAAACGCTTCGGCCAGTGGGCCAAACAGCTCACTGTCATACGTGATAACAGACTACAG TGCTTTAAGAGCTCTAAAGACACATCCCCCTGTGTGGACATGCTGCTGCCCCAGTGCACTGTGGTCTACGCACCCAAAGACAGCAAGAGGAAGCACCATGAACTCCGCTTCACTCTGCCCAATGGAGATGCACTGGTGCTGGCCGTACAAAGCAAGGAGCAGGCTCACAGATGGCTTAGG GTTGTTAGAGAGGTGAGCGGTCAGAGCGCTGGGCCTGAGGAATCTGCGTCTCCCATCATTCCTAGAAAAACGGAACTTGACAAG AGGCTTTCTGCAGAGAGGAACACCTCAGACTCAGACAGTGTGGGTGTGTCGACTGGAGAGCACTGCAGAGAGAATG GCAAGGTGAAACGGGGAGCTTTCGCTGCAGGCCGTAAAATCACTCGTATCATCAGCTTCTCCAAGAAGAAGCCCCCTCGCCCAGGTGACCCCCGGACCTCATACAGCGACCCTCGGCAAG GCTATGTGTCGGTGCTGGTGCATCAGGTGTGGCGGGAACAGTGGTGCCGTGTGTGCAAAGGCTCCCTGCACTTTTACAATGACAAAGGAGACTCTCGGACGTCCCTGCCTTCACTTCCTCTCCACGGCTGTGAAGTGCTCCCGGGGCTTGGACCCAAACATCCCTTTGCCTTCCGAATCCTGCGGACCAACACAGCGGTGGCTGCTCTGGAG GCTAGTAGCTCTGAGGAACTTGGACGGTGGCTTGGAGTCCTCTTGGCAGAGACAGGCTCTTCGACAGATCCAGAGTCACTGCATTACGACTATGTTGACGTGGAAACCATCGCTAACATCCGCGACGCTGCGCGGCATTCCTTCCT GTGGGCCACATCTTCCGTCAGTAACTCTACAGACTGCAGAACATATGATGAGGTCCCTATTGAGGACATGCAG TCAGGAGAGAACCGCAGGCAGCAGTCTGGGAATCAAGGGAAGAGGCGCTCAAGTTTCTCCAGCAGTGACTCTGACAGAACCAAGCCTTTAGTCTCCCTCAAACGAACAGGCTCAA ATGAAAATCAATATGGCAGGTATGGGAAAACGCGAGCGGATGAGGATGCCAAACATTACCTGAAAGAGAAGGAGGAGCTggaaagagagagggatggGATACGAAATGCACTTGTGACCCTCCGTAAGGAGAAGAGAGAGCTGAAGGAAGAGCTGAAGACCGCCTCTg AGAGGAGGATGTCCTCCCTGAACAAGCGTGTGTCCCAGCTGGAGGACACCTGTAGAACCAAAGAGGCGGAGAGGGTGGACCTGGAGCTGCGGCTGACTCAGGTCACAGAGAACCTGAAAAAGAGCCTTGCTGGGGGAGCTCTGGGTGCGCCTGTTGAGGCTAAACCCCCACTTAAG GCCTCCAgcaaaaagaaacagaatatCTACAGTGATGCTTTACCAGTAAACTGTGCCTCAGAGATGCGTCGGAGACCTCCATCTGTTTACGCTTCTTCTGGAACTGTCATGCAGAAAGCAAAG
- the LOC117454377 gene encoding uncharacterized protein — translation MPQREQDTVPSRIVIPAATISEERAVQFAEWLKNNSQPLAQVEAYMRDSCQYRAGWIRAEHSKSIPEVLAMFPRLTTPGMIAQDFSILFAEPAPKLFETWVPLYADKIIRLAKREGKLALPEEQINLDARGEVALMLLPVMLPPPVYKQGRKLVRASVEESKRFFIDVKPVGTNMVEYLEQAKSSRSCPFVLLLQDGMLCSQAFVVISGKAIETETALAAVDTCFKSFYVFDINYTNQCLPTWQFFQDVCIVFYAF, via the exons ATGCCACAGAGGGAACAAGACACTGTGCCCAGCAGGATAGTCATACCAG CAGCCACCATATCCGAAGAGCGAGCTGTGCAGTTTGCAGAATGGTTGAAGAATAACTCGCAGCCCCTCGCCCAGGTGGAGGCATATATGCGGGACAGCTGCCAGTACAGGGCAGGATGGATACGGGCCGAGCACTCGAAGTCCATTCCCGAAGTCCTGGCCATGTTCCCTCGTCTTACTACTCCAGGCATG ATTGCACAAGATTTTTCGATCCTCTTCGCAGAGCCTGCACCTAAACTCTTCGAAACGTGGGTTCCTCTTTACGCTGACAAGATCATTCGTCTGGCGAAACGCGAAGGGAAACTCGCATTGCCAGAGGAACAGATCAATCTGG ATGCCAGGGGAGAAGTAGCCCTGATGCTGCTGCCTGTCATGCTCCCTCCGCCTGTTTATAAACAGGGCAGAAAATTGGTCCGCGCCAGTGTGGAAGAATCAAAGAGATTCTTCATTGATGTTAAGCCT GTCGGAActaacatggtggagtatttggAGCAAGCCAAATCGTCCAGGTCGTGCCCGTTCGTGCTACTGCTTCAGGATGGGATGCTGTGCTCTCAAGCCTTTGTTGTGATCTCAGGCAAGGCTATTGAGACTGAGACGGCTCTCGCAGCTGTGGATACCTGTTTCAAGAGTTTTTATGTCTTTGACATAAACTATACAAATCAGTGTTTGCCTACTTGGCAATTTTTCCAGGAT